A genome region from Yoonia vestfoldensis includes the following:
- a CDS encoding class I SAM-dependent methyltransferase has protein sequence MDLSQKGIEVAPYFNPTLRKSDGNDILVLDVFDTDRLRQNAAADAFIPPSRRAEIEDVDLVGDASHIGDLVRGANLEGQIGFIISSHNFEHLPNPILFLQGAYAALKPGGMLSMAVPDCRACFDYFRMPTRLVDWLAAFHEDRKQPSPEIIFDGAVMGAWYIAQGKTHTGCNIKHDNPDGFVPHQALEAAYDVYKRDKAQPGAYRDAHCSVFFPESLELLLTDLRKLGLIGFDIVEVSQTRGLEFYVHLRKPDDAASLPEADAAFYARRRALLRRVVENMGAAPYAKRRWPAKLASKVRKLRKRLVA, from the coding sequence GTGGATCTTTCGCAAAAAGGCATTGAGGTCGCGCCTTATTTTAACCCGACGCTGCGCAAGAGCGATGGGAATGACATTCTTGTCCTTGATGTCTTCGACACCGACAGATTACGCCAAAATGCTGCGGCCGACGCCTTTATTCCGCCGTCGCGGCGGGCAGAGATCGAAGATGTCGATTTGGTGGGCGACGCATCGCATATTGGCGATCTGGTCCGTGGTGCAAATCTTGAAGGGCAGATCGGCTTTATCATTTCGTCGCATAATTTCGAACATCTTCCCAATCCGATTTTGTTTTTGCAGGGCGCATATGCCGCGTTAAAGCCCGGCGGCATGTTAAGCATGGCGGTGCCCGATTGCCGCGCCTGTTTTGATTACTTCAGAATGCCGACCCGGCTGGTCGATTGGCTGGCCGCATTTCACGAAGACCGCAAGCAGCCGAGCCCAGAGATCATTTTTGACGGCGCGGTGATGGGTGCCTGGTATATCGCGCAAGGCAAGACCCATACGGGATGCAATATCAAGCATGACAATCCGGACGGGTTTGTGCCACATCAGGCGCTTGAAGCGGCCTATGATGTCTATAAGCGCGACAAAGCACAGCCCGGCGCATATCGCGACGCGCATTGTAGCGTGTTCTTTCCCGAAAGCCTGGAATTGCTTTTGACCGACCTGCGCAAGCTGGGGCTGATTGGTTTTGATATCGTCGAGGTCAGCCAGACACGCGGGCTGGAATTTTATGTCCATTTGCGCAAGCCCGATGATGCCGCATCGCTGCCAGAGGCCGATGCCGCCTTTTATGCCCGCCGCCGAGCCCTGCTGCGCCGGGTCGTTGAAAACATGGGGGCCGCCCCCTATGCCAAACGTCGCTGGCCCGCGAAATTAGCGTCCAAAGTCAGAAAGCTGCGCAAACGTCTTGTCGCATGA
- a CDS encoding histidine phosphatase family protein has protein sequence MTFPEIYILRHGQTEWNAENRMQGALNSPLTPKGEADAARQGRILAQRDLTGFEFWCSPQGRAVQTAGIALGRIAAHIRTDDRLREIGVGDWAGLLRDTLPMPDGPDPVAAQYAMAPNGEGFTALETRCKAFLAELTAPAVLVTHGITSRVLRRILAGDGAIAVATAHGGQGRVYHIKDGIQQLLEP, from the coding sequence ATGACATTTCCCGAAATCTATATCCTGCGCCACGGTCAAACCGAATGGAATGCCGAAAACCGGATGCAGGGCGCGCTTAATTCGCCCCTGACACCCAAAGGCGAGGCTGACGCGGCACGGCAGGGCCGCATTCTCGCCCAGCGCGATTTGACAGGTTTCGAGTTCTGGTGCAGCCCGCAGGGGCGCGCCGTGCAAACGGCGGGTATCGCGCTTGGGCGGATCGCGGCGCATATCCGCACCGATGACCGGCTGCGCGAAATCGGCGTCGGCGATTGGGCGGGGCTGCTGCGCGATACGCTGCCCATGCCGGACGGGCCCGATCCGGTCGCCGCGCAATATGCCATGGCCCCGAACGGCGAGGGTTTCACCGCGCTCGAGACGCGCTGCAAGGCATTCTTGGCCGAACTGACAGCGCCTGCCGTCCTGGTCACCCATGGCATCACCAGCCGCGTGTTGCGGCGCATCCTTGCGGGGGATGGCGCGATAGCAGTGGCCACAGCGCATGGCGGGCAGGGGCGGGTCTATCACATCAAGGACGGCATCCAGCAGCTTTTGGAGCCGTGA
- a CDS encoding DUF481 domain-containing protein, with the protein MKCDFRPLIGAAIITSIGTTAMSQTVFSGTNVAEDQFEDLVEDIEDDADRDLDRFGNEGRPQGFTGSIAARGEFNSGNTDNASIGIGADLNYVQGVNGYQLLLSYTFGESDGVTDEESLFYGLEYTRDLSPRLYGFAKVQGSVDEFSSFETDTFASFGAGYRILNDAGHQWSIQAGPGYRFAEFNDVTSGDISEAALGIGSNYAIRLTPTTMLTNDTDVIASESDTVVYNDLAISVSVSETLALRTSLLSEYHTDPEPGFDDTDNSFGISMVYSLN; encoded by the coding sequence ATGAAATGCGATTTCCGCCCGTTGATCGGTGCAGCCATCATCACATCCATCGGCACGACGGCCATGAGCCAGACAGTGTTTTCCGGCACCAATGTCGCCGAGGATCAATTCGAGGATCTGGTCGAGGATATCGAGGATGACGCTGACCGCGACCTTGACCGTTTCGGCAATGAAGGCCGCCCACAGGGATTCACCGGGTCCATCGCCGCGCGCGGTGAATTCAATTCCGGCAATACCGACAATGCCAGTATCGGGATCGGGGCCGACCTGAATTATGTGCAGGGCGTGAACGGATACCAATTGCTGCTGAGCTATACGTTTGGCGAATCCGATGGCGTCACCGACGAGGAAAGCCTGTTCTACGGCTTGGAATATACCCGCGATCTGTCGCCCCGGCTTTATGGTTTTGCCAAGGTGCAAGGCTCTGTCGATGAATTTTCATCCTTTGAGACCGATACATTCGCAAGCTTTGGCGCGGGCTATCGCATTCTGAACGACGCCGGCCACCAATGGTCGATCCAGGCTGGTCCCGGCTATCGCTTTGCCGAGTTCAACGATGTGACATCGGGCGATATCAGCGAAGCGGCCCTTGGGATCGGGTCGAATTATGCGATCCGCCTGACACCCACGACCATGCTGACCAATGACACGGATGTCATCGCGTCGGAATCAGATACCGTGGTCTATAATGATCTGGCCATCAGCGTCTCTGTCAGCGAGACCTTGGCCTTGCGCACAAGCCTGTTGAGCGAATATCACACCGACCCCGAGCCGGGTTTTGACGATACCGACAATTCCTTTGGGATCTCGATGGTTTACAGCCTGAACTAG
- a CDS encoding M20/M25/M40 family metallo-hydrolase, with translation MSLAPVLDRIDADLPQAVARLQELLRIPSISTDPAYQADCDLAADWLVADLAAMGFAASKRPTPGHPMVVAHAGGDGPHVLFYGHYDVQPVDPLHLWDRDPFDPQVEDTPKGKVIRGRGTSDDKGQLMTFVEACRAWIAVHGSLPANITLFFEGEEESGSPSLVPFMQENAKELTADIALICDTGLYGDATPAIITQLRGLLGEEITITGPSKDLHSGMYGGLAMNPARVLARVIAALHDADGRVTLPGFYDGVPELSNELAAAWDDLRFDETAFLGEVGLAIPAGEKGRRPLEMIWSRPTCEVNGMWSGYTGDGFKTVLPSQAHAKISFRLVGTQDPLAIRAAFRRQVQDMIPADCSVSFAPHGASAAGQMTTTHPAFDQARKALSDEWPHAAAYVGCGGSIPIAAYFKDILQMDAMLIGFGKDDDQIHSPNEKYDLSSFHKGIRSWARILHAMTQAA, from the coding sequence ATGTCCCTCGCCCCCGTTCTTGACCGCATTGATGCTGATTTGCCGCAGGCTGTCGCGCGCCTGCAGGAATTGTTGCGCATCCCGTCGATTTCCACGGACCCTGCCTATCAGGCCGATTGCGATCTGGCGGCGGATTGGCTGGTGGCGGATCTTGCGGCGATGGGATTCGCCGCGTCCAAACGCCCGACGCCGGGTCACCCGATGGTCGTGGCCCATGCAGGCGGCGACGGCCCGCATGTGCTGTTTTATGGTCATTACGATGTGCAGCCGGTCGATCCTTTGCATCTGTGGGACCGCGATCCGTTTGATCCGCAGGTAGAAGACACGCCAAAGGGCAAGGTGATCCGCGGCCGTGGCACATCTGATGACAAGGGCCAGCTGATGACCTTTGTCGAGGCCTGCCGCGCCTGGATCGCGGTGCATGGATCGCTGCCCGCCAATATCACGCTGTTTTTCGAGGGCGAAGAGGAATCAGGCTCGCCCTCGCTGGTGCCCTTCATGCAAGAAAATGCCAAGGAACTGACAGCCGATATCGCGCTGATCTGCGACACGGGGCTTTACGGCGATGCGACCCCCGCCATCATCACCCAGCTGCGCGGCCTGCTGGGCGAGGAAATCACGATCACCGGCCCCAGCAAGGATTTGCATTCGGGCATGTATGGCGGGCTGGCGATGAACCCCGCCCGCGTGCTGGCCCGCGTCATCGCCGCGCTGCATGACGCAGACGGGCGCGTCACCCTGCCCGGTTTCTATGACGGCGTGCCCGAATTATCCAACGAGCTGGCCGCTGCCTGGGACGATCTGCGATTCGACGAAACGGCATTCCTGGGCGAGGTTGGCCTGGCGATTCCCGCTGGCGAAAAAGGCCGGCGTCCGCTGGAAATGATCTGGTCGCGCCCGACCTGCGAAGTGAATGGCATGTGGTCGGGCTATACCGGCGACGGGTTCAAGACCGTGCTGCCGTCACAGGCCCATGCCAAGATTTCATTCCGCCTGGTCGGCACGCAGGACCCGCTGGCGATCCGCGCGGCATTTCGCAGACAGGTGCAGGACATGATCCCCGCCGATTGCAGCGTCAGTTTTGCGCCCCACGGCGCCAGTGCGGCCGGTCAGATGACGACAACCCATCCCGCCTTTGACCAGGCACGCAAAGCACTATCCGACGAATGGCCCCATGCGGCCGCCTATGTGGGCTGCGGCGGGTCGATCCCGATAGCGGCCTATTTCAAGGATATCTTGCAGATGGACGCCATGCTGATCGGCTTTGGCAAGGATGACGACCAGATCCATTCGCCGAACGAGAAATATGACCTGTCATCCTTTCACAAAGGTATCCGGTCCTGGGCCCGCATTCTGCATGCGATGACACAAGCCGCCTGA
- the hemA gene encoding 5-aminolevulinate synthase: protein MDYNAQLDTAINRLHDEGRYRTFIDIERKRGQFPHATWMKPDGSEMPVTVWCGNDYLGMGQHPVVLAAMHEAIEATGAGSGGTRNISGTTIYHKRLEAELADLHGKGAALLFTSAYIANDATLSTLPKLFPGLIIYSDALNHASMIEGVRRNGGAKRIFRHNDVAHLRALLEADDPAAPKLIAFESIYSMDGDFGPIAAFCDLAEEFGALTYCDEVHAVGMYGPRGAGVAERDGLMHRIDIINGTLAKAYGVMGGYIAASPKMCDAVRSYAPGFIFTTSLPPAVAAAAAASVAHLKTDQALRDSHQTQAKILKLRLKGLGLPIIDHGSHIVPLIVGDPKHTKKLSDMLLSEFGIYVQPINFPTVPRGTERLRFTPSPVHGPREMNALVGALDGLWSHCALNRAELAG from the coding sequence GTGGATTATAACGCCCAATTGGATACCGCGATCAACCGCTTGCACGACGAAGGCCGCTACCGCACCTTTATTGATATCGAGCGTAAACGTGGTCAGTTCCCCCATGCGACATGGATGAAACCTGACGGATCCGAAATGCCTGTCACCGTCTGGTGCGGCAATGATTACCTGGGCATGGGACAGCACCCCGTCGTGCTGGCCGCGATGCATGAGGCGATCGAGGCGACCGGCGCAGGGTCGGGGGGCACGCGCAATATCTCTGGCACCACAATCTATCACAAACGGCTCGAGGCTGAACTGGCCGATCTGCATGGCAAGGGCGCAGCGCTGTTGTTCACCAGCGCCTATATCGCCAATGATGCGACGCTCAGCACGCTGCCGAAATTGTTTCCCGGTCTGATCATCTATTCCGACGCGCTGAACCATGCGTCGATGATCGAAGGTGTGCGCCGCAATGGCGGGGCCAAGCGGATTTTCCGCCATAATGACGTGGCCCATCTGCGCGCATTGCTGGAAGCCGATGATCCGGCCGCGCCGAAACTGATCGCATTCGAATCGATCTATTCAATGGATGGCGATTTCGGGCCGATTGCGGCCTTTTGCGATCTGGCCGAAGAATTCGGCGCGCTGACCTATTGCGACGAGGTCCATGCCGTCGGCATGTATGGCCCGCGCGGGGCAGGGGTGGCGGAACGCGACGGGCTGATGCACCGTATCGATATTATCAACGGCACGCTGGCCAAGGCTTATGGCGTGATGGGCGGCTATATCGCAGCCTCGCCCAAGATGTGCGATGCCGTGCGGTCCTATGCGCCGGGGTTCATCTTTACCACCAGCCTGCCCCCTGCGGTGGCGGCGGCGGCGGCGGCCTCGGTGGCGCATCTGAAAACAGATCAGGCGCTGCGCGACAGCCACCAGACACAGGCGAAGATCCTCAAATTGCGGCTGAAGGGGCTGGGCCTGCCGATCATCGATCATGGCAGCCATATCGTGCCGCTGATCGTGGGCGATCCCAAACACACCAAAAAGTTGTCTGACATGCTGCTGTCCGAATTCGGAATCTATGTGCAGCCGATCAATTTCCCCACCGTGCCACGCGGCACCGAACGGCTGCGTTTTACGCCTTCTCCGGTGCATGGGCCGCGTGAAATGAATGCACTTGTCGGCGCCTTGGACGGTTTATGGTCGCATTGCGCCTTGAACCGGGCCGAATTGGCGGGTTGA
- a CDS encoding helix-turn-helix domain-containing protein: MMGKTFRRASAAVDVQTKGFDDYDLRLGDIMRGERATLGKSLLDIQRELKIKAAYIAAIENADPSAFDTPGFIAGYVRSYARYLGMDPDEAFASFCKESGFVTAHGMSEQASSLKNRVADTSRAPAGKDIFLSSRTPFIPARESLFAQMELRAIGSFVVLATLIAGLGYGGWTVLQEVQRVQFAPVEQAPVVVSDLDPLAGGANRVTMGDALANVTLPSPDALDRLYRPQALDVPVMVARDTPIATLTPRMIGALVPEPQAPDSAFVLADMAGDLPEALPTPSIQVVEPPVPQVQLVAARPAWVRVQAADGVVLFEGIMEPGQNFVLPATEEPATLRVGESGAMYFAVNGQHYGPVGDRGVVTSNVVLSADSLTSRYALADPARDADLAEIIRVAMAVTDQ, encoded by the coding sequence ATGATGGGAAAGACCTTCAGGCGTGCCAGCGCGGCGGTGGACGTTCAAACCAAAGGGTTTGACGACTACGACCTGCGTCTTGGTGATATCATGCGCGGTGAACGCGCGACCCTTGGCAAAAGCCTGTTGGATATCCAGCGCGAATTGAAGATCAAGGCCGCCTATATCGCGGCAATCGAAAACGCGGACCCCTCTGCCTTTGATACGCCTGGTTTTATCGCAGGCTATGTGCGGTCCTATGCGCGCTATCTGGGGATGGACCCGGATGAGGCCTTTGCCTCTTTTTGCAAGGAAAGCGGTTTTGTCACCGCCCATGGCATGTCCGAACAGGCCTCTTCCTTGAAAAACCGGGTGGCTGATACCAGCCGCGCGCCGGCGGGCAAGGATATCTTTTTATCCTCGCGCACGCCTTTCATCCCGGCAAGAGAATCGCTTTTCGCGCAGATGGAATTGCGCGCAATCGGGTCGTTTGTTGTGCTGGCGACATTGATCGCGGGGCTGGGCTATGGCGGTTGGACCGTCTTGCAAGAGGTGCAGCGCGTGCAATTCGCGCCGGTGGAACAGGCCCCCGTGGTGGTGTCCGACCTTGACCCGCTGGCCGGTGGCGCCAATCGTGTCACGATGGGGGATGCGCTGGCCAATGTGACGCTGCCATCACCGGATGCGCTGGACCGGCTGTATCGGCCGCAGGCGCTGGATGTGCCGGTCATGGTTGCCCGCGACACGCCGATTGCGACGCTGACGCCGCGGATGATCGGCGCGCTTGTGCCCGAACCGCAGGCCCCGGATAGCGCCTTTGTGCTGGCTGATATGGCGGGTGATCTGCCCGAGGCCCTGCCAACCCCCAGTATCCAGGTCGTCGAACCGCCGGTGCCGCAGGTGCAATTGGTCGCGGCCCGTCCGGCATGGGTCCGGGTGCAGGCGGCGGATGGGGTTGTCCTGTTCGAGGGGATCATGGAACCGGGCCAGAATTTCGTGCTGCCCGCGACCGAAGAACCCGCCACGCTGCGCGTTGGCGAAAGCGGGGCGATGTATTTCGCGGTCAATGGCCAGCATTACGGCCCGGTTGGCGACCGCGGCGTTGTCACCTCCAACGTGGTTCTGTCGGCCGATAGCCTGACATCGCGCTATGCGCTGGCCGATCCTGCCCGCGATGCCGACCTGGCCGAGATCATCCGCGTCGCCATGGCGGTGACAGACCAATAG
- the ispG gene encoding flavodoxin-dependent (E)-4-hydroxy-3-methylbut-2-enyl-diphosphate synthase, which yields MSLNHIRPWRNIYRRKSRQIMVGNVPVGGDAPISVQTMTNTLTTDIKGTIAQVQAAADAGADIVRVSVPDEASSKALREIVRNVSVPIVADIHFHYKRGIEAAEAGAACLRINPGNIGDEKRVKEVIKAARDHNCSIRIGVNAGSLEKHLLDKYGEPCPDAMVESGLDHIKILQDNDFHEFKISCKASDVFMAAAAYQQLAEATDAPIHLGITEAGGLISGTVKSAIGMGNLLWMGIGDTIRVSLSADPVEEVKMGFEILKSLGLRHRGVNIISCPSCARQGFDVIKTVEALEKRLEHIKTPMSLSIIGCVVNGPGEALMTDVGFTGGGAGSGMVYLAGKQSHKQSNADMIDHIVEQVERKAAEIEAKGDLAAE from the coding sequence ATGTCTTTGAACCACATCCGCCCCTGGCGGAACATCTACCGCCGCAAATCCCGTCAGATCATGGTCGGCAATGTGCCGGTTGGTGGCGATGCGCCGATCTCGGTGCAGACCATGACCAACACGCTGACCACCGATATCAAGGGCACGATCGCGCAGGTGCAGGCCGCCGCCGATGCCGGTGCCGATATCGTGCGGGTCTCAGTCCCCGATGAAGCATCATCCAAGGCGCTGCGCGAGATCGTGCGCAATGTCTCTGTGCCGATCGTGGCCGATATCCATTTCCACTATAAACGCGGGATCGAGGCCGCCGAGGCGGGTGCCGCCTGTCTGCGCATCAACCCCGGCAATATCGGTGACGAAAAGCGCGTCAAAGAGGTGATCAAAGCCGCGCGCGACCATAATTGTTCGATACGGATCGGCGTGAATGCGGGATCGCTGGAAAAGCACCTGCTGGATAAATACGGCGAGCCTTGCCCCGATGCCATGGTCGAAAGCGGGCTGGATCATATCAAGATCCTGCAGGACAACGATTTCCACGAATTCAAGATTTCCTGCAAAGCGTCTGACGTGTTCATGGCCGCCGCCGCCTATCAGCAATTGGCCGAGGCGACCGACGCGCCGATCCATCTGGGGATAACCGAGGCGGGCGGCCTGATCAGCGGCACCGTGAAATCCGCCATCGGCATGGGCAACCTTCTCTGGATGGGGATCGGCGATACGATCCGCGTCAGCCTGTCCGCCGATCCGGTGGAAGAGGTCAAGATGGGGTTCGAGATCCTCAAATCTTTGGGCCTGCGTCATCGCGGGGTGAATATCATCTCTTGCCCGTCCTGCGCGCGCCAAGGGTTCGACGTGATCAAGACCGTCGAGGCGCTGGAAAAGCGGCTGGAACATATCAAGACGCCAATGTCGTTGTCGATCATCGGCTGTGTGGTGAATGGTCCGGGCGAGGCGCTGATGACCGATGTCGGTTTCACCGGCGGCGGGGCGGGGTCGGGCATGGTCTATCTGGCGGGCAAGCAAAGCCACAAACAATCCAATGCCGATATGATCGACCATATCGTCGAACAGGTCGAACGCAAGGCCGCTGAAATCGAAGCCAAGGGCGATCTGGCCGCCGAGTAG
- a CDS encoding pyridoxal phosphate-dependent aminotransferase translates to MRHATRGDVDPFIVMDVMEAARQAEAAGRHIIHMEVGQPGTGAPAAARAKLVADMADPLGYTVGLGLPDLRARIARHYADWYGLDLDPARVVITSGASGAFLLAFSALFDNGERVGLGTPCYPSYRQILRAMGLTPVDIPTDLADRFQPQPQHVAQHDLAGLIVASPANPTGTMLDKPQLAALAAACAARDAALISDEIYHGIDYDLRPVSALEVTDEVYVVNSFSKYFSMTGWRVGWMVVPDDHIRRVERLAQNMFICAPHAAQRLALHAMDCAPELGANKAVYAANRALMMDGLRAAGLGAFAPPDGAFYIYVDVSAHTDDARAFAAEILDQAGVAVTPGLDFDAARGHHWLRFSYARSTADITEGLERIARFMQSRRA, encoded by the coding sequence ATGCGACATGCAACCCGCGGCGACGTGGACCCTTTCATCGTCATGGATGTGATGGAAGCCGCCCGTCAGGCCGAGGCCGCAGGCCGCCATATCATCCATATGGAAGTCGGCCAGCCCGGCACCGGCGCGCCTGCCGCTGCGCGCGCCAAACTGGTCGCGGATATGGCCGATCCTTTGGGCTATACCGTCGGCCTTGGCCTGCCTGATCTGCGCGCGCGCATCGCGCGCCATTACGCCGATTGGTACGGGCTGGACCTTGATCCCGCGCGCGTGGTCATCACCTCGGGCGCATCCGGGGCGTTTTTGCTGGCGTTTTCGGCGCTGTTCGACAATGGCGAAAGGGTGGGGCTGGGCACGCCGTGTTATCCATCCTACCGCCAGATCCTGCGCGCCATGGGGCTGACGCCGGTCGATATTCCGACCGATCTGGCCGACAGGTTCCAGCCGCAGCCGCAGCATGTGGCCCAGCATGATCTGGCCGGGCTGATCGTCGCCTCGCCTGCCAACCCCACCGGCACGATGCTGGATAAACCCCAGCTTGCCGCCTTGGCCGCGGCCTGCGCCGCGCGCGATGCTGCGCTGATCTCGGATGAAATTTACCACGGGATCGATTATGATCTGCGACCTGTATCGGCGCTGGAGGTCACGGACGAGGTCTATGTCGTCAATTCCTTTTCGAAATACTTTTCCATGACCGGCTGGCGCGTCGGCTGGATGGTGGTGCCGGATGACCATATCCGCCGGGTCGAGCGTTTGGCGCAGAATATGTTCATCTGCGCGCCCCATGCCGCACAGCGCCTTGCGCTGCATGCGATGGATTGCGCGCCGGAACTGGGTGCCAATAAGGCGGTCTATGCCGCCAACCGTGCGTTGATGATGGATGGTTTGCGCGCGGCGGGGCTGGGGGCTTTTGCGCCGCCGGACGGGGCGTTCTACATCTATGTCGATGTCTCGGCCCATACCGACGACGCCCGCGCCTTTGCCGCCGAGATCCTGGATCAGGCAGGTGTGGCCGTGACACCGGGGCTGGATTTCGATGCCGCGCGCGGGCATCACTGGCTGCGGTTTTCCTATGCGCGCAGCACGGCCGATATCACCGAAGGGCTGGAACGGATCGCGCGGTTCATGCAGAGCCGCCGCGCATGA
- a CDS encoding N-acetylmuramoyl-L-alanine amidase, translated as MIRWFVLCCLLATSAGAQARFDPERSEIRDGWRSVQITLGLSDIVPYRIFTLDDPRRLVLDFQGLDSGGINAQAINTARRVTDIRFGPYRPGWTRMVLDLAEPLTLAEAEMTRDGQTAWLHLRLTRTSPADFAAAAGAPPDPGWDALSAQALRGLDQHPQDSFVVVLDPGHGGIDPGAQRGGITEAHLMLEFAAEIAARLRAQDGVAVVMTREADVFVPLFTRMSIARGAGADLFISLHADALEQDDAWGASVYTLSEDSDDIAMQRLVERHERGDLLAGVDLSATGDRVTGVLMDLARQSTGPRAAAFADQLIAQMQAQGVRLNAKPRRMGRFSVLLAADFPSVLIEAGFLSNTQDRQILTDPQSRARLVTAIAAAVAQYRSDMP; from the coding sequence ATGATCCGCTGGTTTGTGCTGTGCTGCCTCTTGGCCACAAGTGCCGGCGCACAGGCGCGGTTCGACCCCGAAAGATCCGAGATCCGCGATGGCTGGCGGTCGGTGCAGATCACGCTGGGCCTGTCCGACATCGTGCCTTACCGGATATTTACGCTGGATGACCCTCGTCGCCTTGTGCTGGATTTTCAGGGGCTGGACAGTGGCGGGATCAATGCGCAGGCGATCAATACGGCCCGCCGCGTGACGGATATCCGCTTTGGCCCCTACCGGCCCGGCTGGACGCGGATGGTGCTGGATCTTGCCGAACCGCTGACCCTGGCCGAGGCTGAAATGACCCGCGATGGGCAAACGGCCTGGCTGCATCTGCGGCTGACCCGCACCAGCCCCGCCGATTTTGCCGCCGCCGCCGGTGCGCCGCCTGATCCGGGCTGGGATGCGCTGAGCGCGCAGGCGCTGCGCGGGCTGGACCAGCACCCACAGGACAGCTTTGTCGTCGTGCTTGACCCCGGCCATGGCGGTATCGACCCCGGTGCCCAACGTGGCGGGATCACAGAGGCGCATCTGATGCTGGAATTTGCCGCCGAAATCGCGGCCCGCCTGCGCGCGCAAGACGGGGTGGCGGTGGTCATGACCCGCGAGGCAGATGTCTTTGTCCCGCTGTTCACCCGGATGAGCATCGCGCGCGGGGCGGGGGCGGATCTGTTCATCTCGCTGCATGCCGATGCGCTGGAACAGGATGATGCCTGGGGCGCCTCGGTCTATACTTTGTCCGAGGACAGCGACGATATCGCCATGCAGCGCTTGGTTGAACGCCATGAACGCGGCGATCTGCTGGCGGGGGTCGATCTGTCGGCCACCGGCGACAGGGTGACCGGCGTGCTGATGGACCTTGCACGGCAATCCACCGGCCCGCGCGCCGCCGCTTTCGCGGATCAGCTGATCGCGCAGATGCAGGCGCAGGGCGTGCGGCTGAATGCCAAGCCGCGCCGCATGGGGCGGTTTTCGGTGCTGCTGGCCGCCGATTTCCCAAGCGTGCTGATCGAGGCGGGGTTTTTGTCAAATACGCAGGACCGCCAGATCCTGACCGACCCGCAAAGCCGTGCGCGGCTGGTGACTGCAATCGCCGCGGCGGTTGCGCAATACCGCAGCGACATGCCCTAG